In Lacerta agilis isolate rLacAgi1 chromosome 1, rLacAgi1.pri, whole genome shotgun sequence, the following proteins share a genomic window:
- the LOC117061019 gene encoding olfactory receptor 1019-like, producing the protein MSRENHSTIYEFILLGFTDSPGLKILLFIFFLVIYLITIVGNLGMILLIRIDSRLHTPMYFFLSQLSFVDLCYSSVVTPKMLMDFVVKSKSISLPGCATQMAMFCLFVATECFILAAMAYDRYVAISKPLLYTVIMSRKICAQLMVGPYLAGLLNATTHTSLTFQLTFCKSTINHFFCDIPAVISLSCSDTSFNLIVLFGLSFMFGTVSGVIVIISYIYILAATLRIRSSEGRHKAFSTCFSHFTAVSLFFGSLFFIYVRPSSSSSEDEDKTVSMFYTVLIPMLNPLIYSLRNKDVKDAVKRVLRTKYFS; encoded by the coding sequence ATGTCAAGGGAAAATCACAGCACCATATATGAGTTCATACTTTTGGGCTTCACTGACTCACCAGGGCTGAAAATCTTGCTTTTCATATTCTTCCTTGTAATCTACCTCATCACCATTGTGGGGAATCTTGGGATGATCCTATTAATCAGAATCGATTCTCGACTTCAcacccccatgtacttcttcctcagcCAGCTGTCCTTTGTGGACCTCTGCTATTCTTCCGTCGTCACCCCTAAGATGTTGATGGATTTTGTCGTGAAAAGCAAAAGCATTTCCTTGCCTGGATGTGCAACACAGATGGCTATGTTTTGTCTCTTTGTGGCCACTGAGTGTTTCATCTTGGCAGCCATGGCTTACGATCGGTACGTAGCTATTTCCAAGCCTCTTCTCTATACAGTCATCATGTCCAGGAAAATTTGTGCCCAGCTGATGGTTGGACCCTATCTCGCAGGGCTACTAAATGCAACGACACACACCAGCTTAACTTTCCAGTTAACTTTCTGCAAGTCCACAATCAACCATTTCTTCTGTGACATCCCTGCAGTCATATCGCTCTCCTGCTCTGACACAAGTTTCAACTTGATTGTGCTCTTTGGTCTCTCCTTCATGTTTGGAACAGTCAGTGGCGTTATTGTCATCATCTCTTACATCTACATCCTTGCAGCCACCTTGAGGATCCGCTCCAGTGAAGGGAGGCACAAGGCTTTCTCTACCTGCTTTTCTCACTTCACCGCTGTCTCTCTTTTCTTTGGGAGCCTCTTCTTCATCTATGTCCGGCCCAGTTCTAGCTCCTCAGAAGATGAAGACAAGACAGTCTCCATGTTCTACACTGTACTGATCCCCATGTTAAACCCCTTGATCTACAGCCTAAGAAACAAGGATGTGAAGGACGCAGTCAAGAGGGTGCTTAGAACGAAATACTTCTCCTGA